The following are encoded in a window of Amycolatopsis lexingtonensis genomic DNA:
- a CDS encoding 6-phospho-beta-glucosidase → MKLAVVGGGSTYTPELIDGIAGRRSTLDVDEIVLVDPDAYRVEAVGGFSQRILDHAGHPARVRTTQSLEEGVDGASAVLIQLRVGGQRARRSDETFPHACGCVGQETTGAGGLAKALRTVPVVLDIADRVRKIAGDDTWIVNFTNPVGIVTRALLNEGHRAVGLCNVAINLQRQFGKLLGVGADDVKLVHTGLNHLSWERGALVDGVDRLPELLDQHLDYLSTEVSVPQEWLRRMNVVPSYYLKYFYAHDEQVAKQRTERPRADVVSDVEEELLKIYLDPEQNTKPDSLEKRGGAYYSEAAVQLVHALTAGGPAEEHVVNVRNDGTFPFLPDDAVIEARSTVDSKGATPIAQPAVEPRFSGLIAATTAYEFLALEAAVKGGRDRVADALLAHPLVGQYAKADTLADSLVQINREYLPWARG, encoded by the coding sequence ATGAAGCTGGCAGTCGTCGGTGGCGGGTCCACCTACACGCCGGAACTGATCGACGGGATCGCCGGCCGCCGGTCCACTTTGGACGTCGACGAGATCGTGCTGGTCGACCCGGACGCCTACCGCGTCGAGGCCGTCGGCGGGTTCAGCCAGCGGATCCTCGACCACGCCGGGCACCCGGCGCGGGTGCGGACCACGCAGTCGCTGGAAGAGGGCGTGGACGGCGCGTCCGCGGTGCTGATCCAGCTGCGGGTCGGCGGGCAGCGCGCGCGGCGGTCTGACGAGACGTTCCCGCATGCCTGCGGCTGCGTCGGGCAGGAGACGACGGGCGCGGGTGGCCTCGCGAAGGCGTTGCGCACGGTTCCGGTGGTGCTCGACATCGCCGACCGCGTGCGCAAGATCGCGGGAGACGACACGTGGATCGTCAACTTCACCAACCCGGTCGGCATCGTCACGCGCGCCCTGCTCAACGAAGGCCACCGCGCGGTGGGGCTGTGCAACGTCGCGATCAACCTGCAGCGCCAGTTCGGGAAGCTGCTCGGGGTCGGCGCGGACGACGTCAAGCTCGTCCACACCGGACTGAACCACCTGAGCTGGGAGCGCGGCGCGCTCGTCGACGGCGTCGACCGGCTGCCGGAGCTGCTGGACCAGCACCTGGACTACCTGTCCACCGAGGTCAGTGTGCCGCAGGAATGGCTGCGGCGGATGAACGTCGTGCCGTCGTACTACCTGAAGTACTTCTACGCGCACGACGAGCAGGTCGCCAAGCAGCGCACCGAGCGGCCGCGCGCGGACGTCGTGTCGGATGTCGAGGAAGAGCTGCTGAAGATCTACCTCGACCCGGAGCAGAACACGAAGCCGGATTCGCTGGAGAAGCGCGGCGGCGCGTACTACTCGGAAGCCGCCGTGCAGCTGGTGCACGCGCTGACCGCGGGCGGGCCGGCCGAGGAGCACGTGGTGAACGTCCGCAACGACGGGACCTTCCCGTTCCTGCCGGACGACGCCGTCATCGAGGCGCGGTCCACTGTGGACTCCAAGGGCGCGACGCCGATCGCGCAGCCCGCGGTGGAACCCCGGTTCTCGGGTCTCATCGCGGCGACGACGGCGTACGAGTTCCTCGCGCTGGAGGCGGCGGTGAAGGGTGGCCGCGACCGCGTCGCCGACGCGCTCCTCGCGCACCCACTGGTCGGCCAGTATGCGAAGGCCGACACGCTCGCCGATTCGCTGGTGCAGATCAACCGCGAGTACCTGCCCTGGGCGCGCGGATGA
- a CDS encoding carbohydrate ABC transporter permease has protein sequence MTALAEAPQREAGVPPKVKFKRNWDKRLSYIATHAVGIALGVIFMLPLLFVFLTSVMKSDQAMTASLWPSEWHFENFVTVFQKAPLLSYFGNSLLYSAVATAGALVSAIPAAYGLSKLRWRGQNLFFMLTVAAMLLPPQVTIVPLYDLWVRMGLTGTLVPLIVPYFFFDAFSIFLLRQFFLTIPKDYIEAAKIDGCNEFQAMYRVLIPMAKPGIAATAMFCFLFTWNDYFGPLLYTGENRDHWPLSLAIASFRGMHHVEWNLTMAATALIMAPVIVLFIFAQKSFVKGITFTGVKG, from the coding sequence ATGACCGCGTTGGCCGAAGCGCCGCAACGCGAAGCGGGCGTGCCGCCGAAGGTGAAGTTCAAGCGCAACTGGGACAAGCGGCTTTCCTACATCGCTACACACGCGGTCGGGATCGCGCTCGGCGTGATCTTCATGCTGCCGCTGCTGTTCGTGTTCCTCACCTCGGTGATGAAGAGCGACCAGGCGATGACGGCGAGCTTGTGGCCGAGTGAATGGCACTTCGAGAACTTCGTGACGGTGTTCCAGAAGGCGCCGCTCCTGTCGTACTTCGGCAACAGCCTGCTGTACTCGGCCGTGGCGACGGCGGGCGCGCTGGTTTCGGCGATCCCGGCCGCCTACGGGCTTTCCAAGCTGCGGTGGCGCGGGCAGAACCTGTTCTTCATGCTGACCGTGGCCGCGATGCTGCTGCCGCCGCAGGTCACCATCGTGCCGCTGTACGACCTGTGGGTGCGGATGGGTCTCACCGGCACGCTGGTGCCGCTGATCGTGCCGTACTTCTTCTTCGACGCGTTCTCGATCTTCCTGCTCCGCCAGTTCTTCCTCACCATCCCGAAGGACTACATCGAAGCGGCGAAGATCGACGGCTGCAACGAGTTCCAGGCGATGTACCGGGTGCTGATCCCGATGGCCAAGCCCGGGATCGCGGCCACCGCGATGTTCTGCTTCCTGTTCACCTGGAACGACTACTTCGGGCCGCTGCTCTACACCGGCGAAAACCGCGACCACTGGCCGCTTTCGCTGGCGATCGCGTCCTTCCGCGGCATGCACCACGTCGAGTGGAACCTGACGATGGCCGCCACGGCCCTCATCATGGCGCCGGTCATCGTGTTGTTCATCTTCGCCCAGAAGTCGTTCGTCAAGGGCATCACATTCACGGGAGTCAAGGGATGA